A genomic window from Tachyglossus aculeatus isolate mTacAcu1 chromosome 9, mTacAcu1.pri, whole genome shotgun sequence includes:
- the MKKS gene encoding McKusick-Kaufman/Bardet-Biedl syndromes putative chaperonin: MARLEAKKPSLCTSVQLTKDAVSQSLSVLRGIVASCYGPCGRLKQLHNGVGGCVCTTSQSCAILGRLSVTHPVLKILTTSVQNHLTRFSDCGLFTAILCCNLVERCQKINLAPRTVIEANKHLLSLCVEYLTSEVCACRIPVDFSRTRTLLQLVRSILTSKPACMLTVREVDHIGALILRAFLLTVPQNAEGGGILGKSVIVPLKGHRVMDSTVLPGLLIEIMPEFQLMRMFPDKTLPVRTQKMALFCVSMAGDLPDAGEGTVVISCDVSLETAALDQLLILGKQLINDQVDLVVCQKVIHPSLKQYLNRHHIIAIDRVGLALMEPLAQMAGAQPIGSLDSVSPASYGNVKDLCFANFGSKHFLHLIPNDDTVCSLILCNRNETAWEELKLACQTAQHVLQLTIKQPLALLGGGCTETHLATFIRHKSRSVPDSVLEASDCSRIEYQLVADAFCNSLESVARALEHDEGEILTDVEYGHCWSVQPGSPANVDWAELVSRCGCGTYSNREKLNWRNLRSPSHPLSPPNCPSQQALDSVDQLTLDCFAAKLNGLQVAVETACLISDLAYVVEDKN; this comes from the exons ATGGCTCGCCTAGAAGCAAAAAAGCCTTCATTGTGCACCAGCGTACAGCTCACTAAAGACGCTGTTAGTCAGTCCCTGTCTGTACTAAGAGGAATTGTAGCATCTTGTTATGGCCCCTGTGGGCGACTGAAACAACTGCACAATGGCGTTGGAGGGTGTGTCTGTACAACTTCTCAGTCGTGTGCCATATTGGGTAGACTTTCTGTCACCCACCCAGTACTAAAGATCCTGACCACCTCGGTGCAGAATCATTTAACCCGCTTCAGTGACTGTGGCTTATTTACAGCCATTCTTTGCTGCAACCTGGTTGAGCGTTGTCAGAAAATAAACTTAGCTCCCCGAACTGTCATTGAAGCAAATAAACATCTTTTGAGCCTCTGCGTAGAGTACCTCACATCTGAGGTCTGTGCCTGTCGAATCCCAGTTGACTTTAGCAGAACGAGAACTCTCCTTCAGTTGGTGCGAAGTATATTAACAAGTAAGCCGGCCTGCATGCTGACTGTAAGAGAAGTAGATCATATCGGGGCGTTGATTCTAAGAGCCTTTTTGCTTACTGTTCCGCAAAATGCTGAAGGTGGTGGTATCTTGGGGAAGAGCGTAATTGTCCCTTTAAAGGGTCACAGAGTTATGGATTCTACTGTATTACCTGGACTGCTTATTGAAATCATGCCGGAATTTCAGTTGATGAGGATGTTTCCTGACAAAACGTTGCCCGTGCGTACCCAAAAGATGGCACTCTTCTGTGTTTCCATGGCTGGAGACCTTCCTGATGCCGGAGAAGGAACTGTGGTGATCAGTTGTGATGTGTCCCTGGAAACCGCAGCCCTGGATCAGTTGCTTATCTTAGGGAAACAGCTGATTAATGACCAAGTCGATCTTGTGGTGTGCCAGAAAGTTATCCACCCATCTTTGAAACAGTACCTCAATCGGCATCATATCATTGCCATAGACAGAGTCGGACTGGCTTTGATGGAGCCGTTGGCTCAAATGGCAG GTGCACAGCCTATCGGCTCCCTAGATTCTGTGTCTCCTGCTAGTTATGGCAATGTGAAGGATCTGTGCTTTGCGAACTTTGGTTCCAAACACTTCTTGCATCTAATTCCAAATGATGACACTGTCTGCAGTTTGATACTCTGCAATAGAAATGAAACTGCATGGGAGGAACTAAAG CTTGCTTGTCAGACGGCACAACATGTCTTACAACTAACTATCAAGCAACCTTTGGCTTTGTTAGGAGGTGGCTGTACTGAAACTCACTTGGCCACCTTTATAAGGCATAAG AGCCGCAGTGTGCCTGACAGCGTTCTCGAAGCCAGTGACTGTTCTCGGATAGAATATCAGTTAGTTGCTGATGCTTTTTGCAATTCCCTGGAGTCTGTCGCTCGTGCTCTGGAGCACGATGAGGGTGAAATTCTCACCGATGTAGAGTATGGACACTGTTGGTCTGTTCAACCAGGTTCTCCAGCTAATGTTGATTGGGCAGAGTTGGTTTCCAGATGTGGTTGCGGAACATACAGTAACCGGGAAAAACTCAACTGGCGCAACTTACGTAGTCCTTCTCATCCTTTATCTCCCCCAAACTGCCCTAGCCAGCAGGCTTTAGACTCTGTCGACCAACTGACTTTGGACTGCTTTGCTGCAAAGCTTAATGGTCTTCAAGTCGCTGTGGAAACAGCCTGTCTGATTTCGGATCTTGCATATGTCGTTGAagataaaaattaa